In Struthio camelus isolate bStrCam1 chromosome 4, bStrCam1.hap1, whole genome shotgun sequence, a genomic segment contains:
- the CDKN2AIP gene encoding CDKN2A-interacting protein, translated as MAGKAAAAAAAEPLGRTAEEVAWAEALRGACEPEHHWRHRREFLLRNVGAPPAAGSAELQRLVSLSMVWANHVFLGCRYPPQVMGKALEMAEGIQVTGAPVRTTRDELVAKVKKRGISSSNEGIEEPSKKRAVEKSKDSKDTGKDVKTTKPEPAKETESILPKKQEKDSGKDSESSESLCSSNQEAGIASGTETEGKPANAENATEQNPTPSPSEKEPVEKPCLNPPKESKSENVPSPEKKTTSGAVPPAAKGAPQAGAVPPAAKGAPQAGAVPPAAKGAPQAGAVPPAAKGAPQAGAVPPAAKGAPQAGAVPPAAKGAPQAGAVPPAAKGAPQAGAASLSSKNQANAPTATSKGGTQVGASLLLAPKGGTQVGASLLLAPKGGTQVGSSLLLAPKGGAKVGSSLLASKSSAEVAASLLAARSGAQQGTSLLASKSSAQVAASLLAARSGTQQGASLLASRGGAQAGASLLASKGGMQAGSPQLASKSSSQASESPAKALCKPLTSEDAKERQPFFNRLYKAVAWKLVAVGGFSPNVNHAELLNSSIQSVKATLDVAFVPLKELADLPQNKSSLENIVCELRCKSVYLGTGCGKSMENAKAVASREALKLFLKKKVIVKICKRKYKGSEIEDLVLLDEESKPSNLPPALRNPREIM; from the exons atggcgggcaaggcggcggcggcggcggcggccgagcccctGGGGCGGACGGCGGAAGAGGTGGCCTGGGCggaggcgctgcgcggggccTGCGAGCCCGAGCACCACTGGCGGCACCGCCGGGAGTTCCTGCTGCGCAACGTgggggcgccgccggcggcgggcagcgccgagctCCAGCGGCTCGTCTCCCTCTCCATGGTGTGGGCCAACCACGTCTTCCTGGGCTGCCG GTACCCGCCTCAGGTCATGGGGAAAGCGCTGGAAATGGCCGAAGGCATCCAAGTGACCGGCGCGCCTGTCCGCACCACGAGAGATGAACTGGTTGCCAAGGTGAAGAAAAGAGGCATATCAAGTAGCAATG AAGGGATAGAGGAGCCCTCCAAGAAACGAGCTGTAGAGAAAAGCAAAGACTCTAAGGATACTGGAAAGGATGTGAAAACTACTAAGCCAGAACCCGCTAAGGAAACGGAGAGCATATtgccaaaaaagcaagaaaaagatagCGGCAAAGATTCGGAAAGCTCAGAGTCACTTTGCAGTTCAAACCAGGAAGCGGGCATAGCATCAggcacagaaacagaaggaaaacctgCTAATGCCGAAAATGCCACTGAGCAAAATCCAACTCCATCTCCATCTGAAAAGGAGCCAGTAGAGAAGCCTTGCTTAAATCCACCTAAAGAGAGCAAGTCTGAAAACGTGCCATCACCTGAAAAGAAAACTACATCAGGAGCGGTGCCACCGGCTGCCAAGGGCGCCCCGCAGGCAGGAGCGGTGCCACCGGCTGCCAAGGGCGCCCCGCAGGCAGGAGCGGTGCCACCGGCTGCCAAGGGCGCCCCGCAGGCAGGAGCGGTGCCACCGGCTGCCAAGGGCGCCCCGCAGGCAGGAGCGGTGCCACCGGCTGCCAAGGGCGCCCCGCAGGCAGGAGCGGTGCCACCGGCTGCCAAGGGCGCCCCGCAGGCAGGAGCGGTGCCACCGGCTGCCAAGGGCGCCCCGCAGGCAGGAGCTGCATCGCTGTCTTCCAAAAACCAAGCAAATGCCCCAACAGCAACATCTAAGGGTGGCACTCAGGTGGGCGCCTCGCTGCTCCTGGCCCCCAAGGGTGGCACTCAGGTGGGCGCCTCACTGCTCCTGGCCCCCAAGGGTGGCACTCAGGTGGGCTCTTCACTGCTGCTGGCCCCCAAGGGCGGCGCTAAGGTGGGCTCTTCACTCCTGGCCTCCAAGAGCAGCGCTGAGGTGGCTGCCTCATTGCTTGCCGCTCGAAGTGGCGCTCAGCAAGGTACTTCACTGCTGGCCTCCAAGAGCAGCGCTCAGGTGGCTGCCTCGCTGCTGGCTGCTCGGAGTGGCACTCAGCAAGGTGCCTCGCTGCTAGCCTCCCGGGGTGGTGCTCAGGCAGGTGCTTCACTGCTGGCCTCCAAGGGTGGCATGCAGGCAGGTTCTCCGCAACTTGCCTCGAAGAGTAGCTCACAGGCAAGTGAAAGTCCTGCTAAAGCTTTGTGCAAACCGCTAACCAGTGAAGATGCAAAGGAAAGGCAACCTTTTTTCAACAGACTGTACAAAGCTGTAGCCTGGAAACTGGTTGCTGTTGGAGGCTTCAGTCCTAATGTAAATCACGCAGAACTTCTAAACTCATCTATTCAGTCTGTAAAAGCTACTTTAGATGTTGCTTTTGTTCCACTGAAGGAACTTGCAGACTTACCTCAGAATAAGAGCTCTCTAGAAAATATAGTTTGTGAACTGAGGTGCAAGTCTGTCTATTTGGGTACTGGCTGTGGTAAAAGCATGGAAAATGCCAAAGCAGTTGCTTCGAGAGAAGCTTTGAAATTGTTCCTCAAGAAGAAAGTTATTGTGAAGATatgtaaaagaaaatacaaaggaagtGAAATTGAAGATTTGGTACTTCTGGATGAAGAATCAAAACCCTCAAATTTACCTCCAGCTTTAAGAAATCCACGGGAGATCATGTAG
- the ING2 gene encoding inhibitor of growth protein 2 isoform X1, which yields MCCGRGGMMLAGPQLVAGPAAPGGERARLLSLYVQDYLECVESLPLDIQRNVSLLREMDTQCQEALKEIDDVYEKYKSENDPVQKKRLQQHLQRALINSQELGDEKIQIVTQMLELVENRARQMETHSQCFQDLSENEKPLEKAKMESCQPERSSRRPRRQRTSESRDLCHIANGIDDCDEPPKEKRSKSSKKKKRSKAKQEREVSPVEFAIDPNEPTYCLCNQVSYGEMIGCDNEQCPIEWFHFSCVGLTYKPKGKWYCPKCRGDNEKTMDKCTDKSKKDRRSR from the exons ATGTGCTGCGGGCGCGGGGGGATGATGCTGGCGGGGCCGCAGctggtggcggggccggcggcgccgggcggggagcgggccCGGCTCCTCTCGCTCTACGTGCAGGACTACCTGGAGTGCGTGGAGTCGCTGCCGCTGGATATCCAGCGCAACGTGTCGCTGCTGCGGGAGATGGACACGCAGTGCCAAg AAGCATTAAAAGAAATAGATGATGTCTATGAAAAATACAAGTCAGAAAATGATCCTGTTCAGAAGAAACGCTTGCAGCAGCATCTTCAGCGTGCGTTAATCAACAGCCAAGAACTTGGAGATGAAAAAATTCAAATAGTTACTCAGATGCTAGAACTGGTAGAGAACAGAGCTCGGCAAATGGAAACACACTCTCAGTGTTTTCAAGATCTATCTGAGAATGAAAAGCCTCTAGAAAAGGCAAAGATGGAATCCTGCCAACCAGAGAGATCTTCACGTCGACCCCGTCGCCAGCGAACCAGTGAAAGCCGCGATCTGTGCCATATAGCAAATGGTATTGATGACTGCGATGAGCCACCTAAAGAAAAACGATCCAAatcttccaagaagaaaaaacGCTCCAAAGCCAAACAAGAGAGGGAAGTTTCACCTGTAGAATTTGCAATTGATCCCAATGAACCAACTTACTGCTTATGTAACCAAGTGTCTTATGGCGAAATGATAGGATGTGATAACGAACAGTGTCCTATTGAGTGGTTTCACTTCTCATGTGTTGGACTCACCTACAAACCAAAGGGGAAATGGTATTGCCCCAAGTGCAGAGGAGATAACGAGAAAACTATGGACAAATGTACTGACAAATCAAAAAAGGATAGAAGATCGAGGTAG
- the ING2 gene encoding inhibitor of growth protein 2 isoform X2 yields MTSTHCTKALKEIDDVYEKYKSENDPVQKKRLQQHLQRALINSQELGDEKIQIVTQMLELVENRARQMETHSQCFQDLSENEKPLEKAKMESCQPERSSRRPRRQRTSESRDLCHIANGIDDCDEPPKEKRSKSSKKKKRSKAKQEREVSPVEFAIDPNEPTYCLCNQVSYGEMIGCDNEQCPIEWFHFSCVGLTYKPKGKWYCPKCRGDNEKTMDKCTDKSKKDRRSR; encoded by the exons ATGACATCAACCCACTGTACAA AAGCATTAAAAGAAATAGATGATGTCTATGAAAAATACAAGTCAGAAAATGATCCTGTTCAGAAGAAACGCTTGCAGCAGCATCTTCAGCGTGCGTTAATCAACAGCCAAGAACTTGGAGATGAAAAAATTCAAATAGTTACTCAGATGCTAGAACTGGTAGAGAACAGAGCTCGGCAAATGGAAACACACTCTCAGTGTTTTCAAGATCTATCTGAGAATGAAAAGCCTCTAGAAAAGGCAAAGATGGAATCCTGCCAACCAGAGAGATCTTCACGTCGACCCCGTCGCCAGCGAACCAGTGAAAGCCGCGATCTGTGCCATATAGCAAATGGTATTGATGACTGCGATGAGCCACCTAAAGAAAAACGATCCAAatcttccaagaagaaaaaacGCTCCAAAGCCAAACAAGAGAGGGAAGTTTCACCTGTAGAATTTGCAATTGATCCCAATGAACCAACTTACTGCTTATGTAACCAAGTGTCTTATGGCGAAATGATAGGATGTGATAACGAACAGTGTCCTATTGAGTGGTTTCACTTCTCATGTGTTGGACTCACCTACAAACCAAAGGGGAAATGGTATTGCCCCAAGTGCAGAGGAGATAACGAGAAAACTATGGACAAATGTACTGACAAATCAAAAAAGGATAGAAGATCGAGGTAG